From Pangasianodon hypophthalmus isolate fPanHyp1 chromosome 30, fPanHyp1.pri, whole genome shotgun sequence, a single genomic window includes:
- the si:ch211-57i17.5 gene encoding usherin produces the protein MQLWFMLLMAAVALILFGISLGVGLHRALSRPPYARERPPLIPLPLQPRSPRGIYPPSNAYLFDTVPDASSSPNTVTLKAFTMHMEEVIDRKVVENGDGTTESQIGVVTVSTVHMSSQDITQNPLRRSVSQMIDRKVGEGQDDVWDPQFRAHDSGMFDEEFVDTIKGFSTVRKEHTMFTDTNL, from the exons ATGCAGCTGTGGTTCATGCTATTGATGGCGGCTGTGGCTTTGATCCTATTTGGGATTTCGTTGGGCGtcggcctgcacagagctctgtcCCGCCCACCGTATGCCCGGGAACGCCCCCCTCTCATCCCCCTGCCCCTACAGCCCCGCAGCCCCCGGGGCATTTACCCCCCCAGCAACGCCTACCTG TTTGACACGGTTCCAGATGCGAGCAGTTCACCAAACACTGTCACACTGAAAGCCTTCACCATGCACATGGAG GAAGTGATCGACAGGAAAGTCGTGGAAAATGGCGACGGCACAACAGAGAGTCAGATAGGGGTCGTTACCGTGTCAACGGTCCACATGTCCTCTCAGGATATTACCCAGAATCCTTTGCGGCGCAGCGTGAGTCAGATGATTGACAGGAAGGTGGGGGAGGGGCAGGACGACGTCTGGGACCCACAATTTAGAGCTCACGACAGCGGAATG TTCGATGAGGAGTTCGTCGACACCATTAAAGGTTTCAGCACCGTGAGGAAAGAGCACACCATGTTCACCGACACCAACCTCTAA
- the fez2b gene encoding fasciculation and elongation protein zeta-2 gives MAALSAQCDEDWQDFNEFTAATEDTPEPESSEPGEPGPEREFSALCSGVESSVAGERSSVAGERSSVAGERSSVAGAESSWSTAEDLLQDFQQKLSLCFTDNCTDTDNMSDIKPITEENLLREDEIWNALTDNFGNVMPVDWKTSYIRSLHLPSLNLVQQANVDSVNLDLSDDEELREQMDLHSIIVSCVNEEPLFTAEQVISEIEEMMQESPDADPEQCVSPPDLSILSQELHTLTHSSSTSSYEERLRGMSVCELEALLDEVEKKIRVFSEELIDQLALRDELDFEKEVKNTFISLLIDVQNKQKEVMKRRRKGRSTAGTPKGERTHAPGTYLTTVIPYEKRSGAPSVEDLQILTKILHAMRDDSDKVPSLLTDYILKVLCPT, from the exons ATGGCGGCTCTGTCGGCTCAGTGTGATGAAGACTGGCAGGACTTTAACGAGTTTACAGCGGCCACGGAAGACACGCCGGAGCCGGAGAGCTCGGAGCCGGGGGAGCCGGGGCCTGAGCGGGAATTCTCAGCTTTGTGCTCCGGGGTGGAGAGCTCTGTGGCCGGGGAGAGGAGCTCTGTGGCCGGGGAGAGGAGCTCTGTGGCCGGGGAGAGGAGCTCTGTGGCCGGGGCGGAGAGCAGCTGGAGCACCGCGGAGGACCTGCTGCAGGACTTCCAGCAGAAACTCAGCCTGTGTTTCACAGATAactgcactgacactgacaaCATGTCCGATATCAAACCCATCACCGAGGAGAACTTACTCAGAGAGGACGA gatATGGAACGCTCTGACGGATAATTTTGGGAACGTGATGCCTGTGGACTGGAAGACGTCTTACATTCGTTCTCTCCATCTTCCATCCCTCAATCTCGTCCAGCAAGCG aaCGTGGACAGTGTGAATCTGGACCTGTCTGATGATGAGGAGCTCAGGGAGCAGATGGACCTTCACTCCATCATCGTCTCCTGCGTTAATGAGGAACCACTGTTTACTGCAGAACag gtgatctCAGAGATTGAGGAGATGATGCAGGAGTCTCCAGACGCAGACCCGGAGCAGTGTGTGTCTCCGCCAGACCTGTCCATCCTGTCCCAggagctacacacactcacacactcctcatccACCAGCAGCTACGAAGAAC gtctgcgtgggatgagtgtgtgtgagctggagGCGCTGCTGGACGAGGTGGAGAAGAAGATCCGGGTGTTCTCTGAGGAACTGATCGATCAGCTGGCTCTGCGTGATGAGCTGGACTTTGAGAAGGAGGTGAAGAACACTTTCATCTCGCTGCTTATCGACGTACAGAACAAACAGAAGGaggtgatgaagaggaggaggaagggcAGGAGCACGGCCGGGACGCCCAAGGGAGAGCGCACACACGCACCCGGGAct tattTAACTACAGTTATACCCTATGAGAAGAGAAGCGGCGCTCCATCAGTTGAAGACCTGCAGATCCTCACCAAGA TTTTACATGCCATGAGGGATGACAGTGATAAAGTTCCCAGCTTGCTGACGGATTACATCCTAAAAG TCTTGTGTCCTACATAA